The Leucobacter sp. UCMA 4100 genome window below encodes:
- a CDS encoding GntR family transcriptional regulator → MPHLHDELQRRIEELRAHGEFKLPAERELAEELGVARGTLRKALAELVDQGLIELKQGRGGGAFVRDVGQPQLAQPFGNPPFVVTRTLNQVIGVPEFLTDQGYTPGTRIINAEERPALPEQREALGLGERGMVIVLRRLRLANGVPLSLEEMVLKAELFPNFLQRDLTSVYGLMREEYGVHVNKAEEAIAVKAATPAAAYHLDIAVGSPLFDLDRVAYDSSGQPVEISRDLFRADLMRMTVATG, encoded by the coding sequence TTGCCTCACTTACACGATGAATTGCAGCGACGCATTGAAGAGCTGCGCGCCCACGGCGAGTTCAAGCTGCCCGCAGAACGAGAACTCGCTGAAGAGCTGGGCGTTGCGAGGGGTACGTTGCGCAAGGCCCTCGCCGAGCTGGTTGATCAGGGACTCATTGAGCTCAAGCAGGGGCGGGGCGGCGGTGCCTTCGTGAGAGACGTTGGGCAGCCGCAACTCGCGCAGCCGTTCGGAAACCCGCCCTTCGTGGTGACCCGCACACTCAATCAGGTGATTGGCGTGCCCGAGTTTCTCACCGACCAGGGCTATACCCCGGGAACCCGCATCATCAATGCCGAGGAGCGCCCTGCGCTGCCAGAGCAGCGAGAGGCGCTGGGGCTTGGCGAACGAGGCATGGTGATTGTGCTGCGCAGGCTGAGGCTCGCCAACGGCGTGCCCCTGTCGCTCGAAGAGATGGTGCTGAAAGCAGAGCTCTTCCCGAACTTTCTGCAGCGCGACCTGACCTCGGTGTATGGCCTCATGCGTGAAGAGTACGGGGTTCACGTGAACAAGGCAGAGGAAGCCATCGCTGTGAAGGCGGCGACTCCTGCGGCGGCGTACCACCTCGATATTGCGGTTGGGAGCCCGCTGTTTGATCTTGACCGGGTTGCCTATGACAGCTCGGGACAGCCGGTTGAGATCTCGCGAGATCTCTTTCGGGCCGACCTCATGCGTATGACGGTCGCGACGGGGTAG
- a CDS encoding HAD family hydrolase has protein sequence MTETAVIPSVKDLVSRAKALLLDFNGTLSDDEEVLAELVCEISDRELGVPLTRERYFSDFAGFTEENMFAVLLEEAGLTTPTPYELLQVFNAAYLERTAAQSTITADAHRFVTEARAGGKHVMVVTAASQDVVVPALKQAGLLDLLDGVIALEDVDSPKPAPDAYLQALKHLSLTAADAVAFEDSRTGIAAATGAGLTTIGIIGSLDETTLQSLTPHTAHELHPAML, from the coding sequence GTGACCGAAACCGCAGTAATTCCTAGCGTTAAAGACCTCGTGAGCCGCGCAAAAGCGCTCCTGCTCGACTTCAACGGCACCCTCTCTGATGACGAAGAAGTACTCGCCGAGCTCGTCTGCGAAATCTCCGACCGCGAGCTTGGGGTGCCCCTCACTCGCGAGCGTTACTTCAGCGATTTCGCCGGCTTCACCGAAGAAAACATGTTTGCCGTCTTGCTCGAAGAGGCGGGACTCACCACCCCCACGCCCTACGAGCTGCTGCAAGTTTTCAACGCCGCCTACCTCGAGCGAACGGCAGCGCAGTCAACGATTACCGCCGATGCCCACCGCTTCGTAACCGAGGCCAGGGCCGGCGGCAAACACGTCATGGTCGTCACCGCGGCGAGTCAGGACGTCGTCGTTCCGGCACTCAAGCAGGCCGGTCTTCTCGACCTGCTCGACGGCGTCATCGCGCTTGAAGACGTCGACTCACCCAAACCCGCGCCCGACGCATACCTCCAGGCACTCAAGCACCTCTCACTCACGGCGGCCGACGCGGTCGCGTTCGAAGACTCGCGCACCGGCATCGCGGCCGCGACCGGGGCGGGCCTCACGACCATCGGAATCATCGGCAGCCTTGACGAGACAACACTTCAGAGCCTCACCCCACACACCGCCCACGAGCTCCACCCGGCGATGCTCTAG
- a CDS encoding glutamine synthetase family protein, whose amino-acid sequence MNPVSGNLTTEQLKEAVASGDIDTVIVAFTDVQGRLVGKRISARLFLEETMTGHAECCNYLLAVDVDLNTVDGYALTSWESGYGDMAMVPDLTTLRLTPWIPGTALVMADLVNASDHQPIPVAPRSVLQRQIDRLAEHGYHTNVATELEFIVFADDYRTAWKKHYNDLATESDYNIDYALHASTRMEPLLRDIRNSMDAAGMYNEGVKGECNFGQQEIAFRYAHALATCDNHSIYKSGSKEIADKHGKSITFMAKFNEREGSSCHVHASLRDDDGNPIFADESDPQGMSDTFRHFIAGQLKLMREFTLLYAPNINSYKRYVDGSFAPTAVAWGFDNRSCALRIVGRGKSMRVENRVPGADVNQYLAVSGLLASGLYGIEHKLELGEALEGNAYTSNVERVPTTLREAADLFDQSKAAREIFGDEVVDHYVHAARVEVQAFDAAITDWERIRGFERL is encoded by the coding sequence ATGAATCCCGTGAGCGGAAACTTGACCACCGAACAGCTCAAAGAAGCTGTTGCCTCGGGCGACATCGACACCGTCATCGTCGCGTTCACCGATGTTCAAGGGCGACTGGTCGGCAAACGCATCTCGGCTCGACTCTTTCTCGAAGAGACCATGACCGGGCACGCAGAGTGCTGCAACTACCTGCTCGCGGTTGACGTCGATCTCAACACCGTCGACGGCTACGCGCTCACGAGCTGGGAGAGCGGCTACGGCGACATGGCCATGGTGCCCGACCTGACGACGCTGCGCCTCACCCCGTGGATTCCCGGCACGGCGCTCGTCATGGCCGACCTCGTCAACGCGAGCGACCACCAGCCCATTCCCGTGGCGCCCAGGTCGGTGTTGCAGCGGCAGATCGATCGCCTGGCCGAGCACGGCTACCACACGAACGTGGCGACCGAGCTCGAGTTCATCGTCTTTGCCGACGACTACCGCACGGCATGGAAGAAGCATTACAACGACCTCGCGACCGAGAGCGACTACAACATCGACTACGCCCTGCACGCCTCGACCCGCATGGAGCCGCTGCTGCGCGATATTCGCAACTCGATGGATGCAGCCGGCATGTACAACGAGGGCGTCAAGGGCGAGTGCAACTTCGGCCAACAGGAAATCGCCTTTCGCTACGCACACGCGCTCGCAACCTGCGATAACCACTCCATTTACAAGAGCGGATCGAAGGAGATCGCCGACAAGCACGGCAAATCGATCACCTTCATGGCCAAGTTCAACGAGCGCGAGGGGTCAAGCTGCCACGTGCACGCGAGCCTGCGCGACGACGATGGCAACCCCATCTTCGCCGACGAATCAGACCCCCAGGGCATGTCTGACACCTTCAGGCACTTCATCGCGGGCCAGCTGAAGCTCATGCGCGAGTTCACGCTGCTCTACGCACCGAACATCAACTCATACAAGCGCTATGTTGACGGCAGCTTCGCCCCGACGGCCGTTGCCTGGGGCTTCGATAACCGCAGCTGCGCGCTGCGCATCGTCGGCCGCGGCAAGAGCATGCGCGTCGAAAACCGCGTGCCGGGAGCAGACGTCAACCAGTACCTCGCGGTTTCGGGGCTGCTCGCGTCAGGCCTGTACGGCATCGAGCACAAGCTCGAGCTGGGCGAGGCACTCGAGGGCAACGCCTACACGAGCAACGTCGAGCGCGTGCCAACCACGCTCCGTGAGGCAGCCGATCTCTTCGACCAGTCGAAGGCCGCCCGCGAAATCTTTGGTGACGAGGTTGTCGACCACTACGTCCACGCAGCACGCGTCGAGGTTCAGGCCTTCGACGCCGCAATCACTGATTGGGAGAGGATTCGCGGCTTTGAACGACTCTAA
- a CDS encoding gamma-glutamyl-gamma-aminobutyrate hydrolase family protein: MNDSKPIIGITSYLEQAQTGVWDVPASFLPQVYMNAVTDVGGTVVVLPPQAITNEEARSIIARLDGLVLSGGADVDPKRYNESPHERTGAPRTDRDEFEAALIHAAIEASLPMLCICRGAQMLNVELGGTLLQHLPDVVGDDRYQIGAGVFNRATIEVDEGSQIAQLYGEDLTAEAHLYHHQAIGEVGEGLRVTSRTTDGIIESVELPSHPFAVAVQWHPEENTDDRRLFQGLVEAAHTHRHLREENA, translated from the coding sequence TTGAACGACTCTAAACCGATAATCGGCATCACCAGTTATCTTGAGCAGGCGCAGACCGGGGTGTGGGATGTTCCGGCATCGTTTCTGCCCCAGGTCTACATGAACGCCGTGACCGACGTCGGCGGCACCGTCGTCGTCTTGCCACCCCAGGCCATCACGAACGAAGAGGCCCGCAGCATCATTGCTCGGCTCGACGGCCTCGTGCTGTCGGGCGGCGCCGACGTCGACCCAAAACGGTACAACGAGAGCCCCCACGAGCGAACCGGTGCCCCGCGCACCGATCGGGACGAGTTTGAGGCGGCGCTGATCCACGCGGCAATCGAGGCCTCGCTGCCGATGCTCTGCATTTGCCGTGGCGCGCAGATGCTCAACGTCGAACTCGGCGGCACGCTCCTGCAGCACCTGCCCGACGTCGTCGGCGACGACCGCTACCAGATTGGCGCCGGCGTGTTCAACAGGGCGACGATCGAGGTCGACGAGGGCTCGCAGATCGCGCAGCTCTACGGCGAAGACTTGACGGCCGAGGCGCACCTTTACCACCACCAGGCCATCGGCGAGGTGGGCGAGGGGCTCCGCGTCACAAGCCGCACGACCGACGGCATCATCGAGTCGGTCGAGCTGCCCTCGCACCCCTTCGCGGTTGCCGTGCAGTGGCACCCCGAAGAGAACACCGACGACCGACGCCTCTTTCAGGGGCTCGTCGAAGCAGCACACACCCACCGCCATCTGCGTGAGGAGAACGCATGA
- a CDS encoding aldehyde dehydrogenase family protein — protein MSYTIINPATEAVVTEVEHLDLEATDRAIAQAAKAQAEWARIAPADRAKALRNFAAAVDADVEHLASLETTNSGHPISQSRWEAGHVRDVLEYYSASPERLIGQQIPVAGGLDVTFHEPLGVVGVITPWNFPMTIAAWGFAPALAAGNAVVLKPAEWTPLTSIRLGELALEAGLPEGLFQVLAGRGSVVGERFVTNPEVRKVVFTGSTQVGKGIMAGCAEQVKRVTLELGGKSANIVFDDADIEKAAATAPYSVFDNAGQDCCARSRLLVQRSAYDRFMEHFEQAVKNVKVGDPTLEETEVGPLVTLAHRDSVASFITDDVKVAFTGEAPEGPGAWFAPTVVEGQHGDRLSTEEIFGPVVSVIPFEDEADALRIANDTEYGLSGSIWTKDLARGIRTARGVEGGNLSVNSHSSVRYSTPFGGFKQSGLGRELGPDAAEHFTETKNVFFASE, from the coding sequence ATGAGCTACACCATCATCAACCCGGCGACCGAGGCCGTTGTCACCGAGGTCGAACACCTCGACCTCGAGGCGACCGACCGCGCGATCGCACAGGCGGCCAAGGCGCAGGCAGAGTGGGCGCGCATTGCCCCCGCCGACCGCGCCAAGGCACTGCGCAACTTCGCCGCGGCGGTAGACGCTGACGTCGAGCACCTCGCCTCGCTCGAGACGACGAACTCGGGCCACCCCATTTCGCAGTCGCGGTGGGAGGCCGGGCACGTGCGCGATGTGCTCGAGTACTACTCGGCGTCGCCCGAGCGTCTCATCGGCCAGCAGATTCCCGTGGCCGGCGGGCTCGACGTCACCTTCCACGAGCCGCTCGGCGTCGTGGGCGTCATTACCCCGTGGAACTTTCCTATGACCATTGCTGCCTGGGGCTTCGCTCCGGCACTCGCTGCGGGCAACGCCGTCGTTCTGAAGCCGGCAGAGTGGACCCCCCTCACGAGCATTCGCCTCGGCGAACTCGCGCTCGAGGCCGGCCTGCCCGAGGGCCTCTTCCAGGTGCTCGCGGGTCGCGGCTCGGTCGTCGGCGAGCGCTTCGTCACGAACCCCGAGGTGCGCAAGGTCGTCTTCACCGGCTCGACCCAGGTGGGCAAGGGCATCATGGCCGGCTGCGCAGAGCAGGTGAAGCGCGTGACCCTCGAGCTCGGCGGCAAGAGCGCAAACATCGTGTTCGATGACGCCGATATTGAGAAGGCCGCGGCGACCGCTCCCTACTCGGTCTTCGACAACGCGGGCCAGGACTGCTGCGCCCGCAGCCGCCTGCTCGTGCAGCGCAGCGCCTACGACCGCTTCATGGAGCACTTCGAGCAGGCCGTGAAAAACGTCAAGGTCGGCGACCCGACGCTCGAAGAGACCGAGGTCGGCCCCCTCGTGACCCTCGCGCACCGCGACAGCGTTGCGTCGTTCATCACCGACGACGTCAAGGTCGCGTTCACGGGCGAGGCCCCCGAGGGCCCCGGCGCCTGGTTCGCGCCAACGGTTGTCGAGGGACAGCACGGCGACCGCCTCTCAACCGAAGAGATTTTTGGCCCGGTCGTCTCGGTCATTCCCTTCGAAGACGAGGCCGATGCGCTGCGCATCGCCAACGACACCGAATACGGCCTGAGCGGATCGATCTGGACCAAAGATCTCGCCCGCGGCATTCGCACGGCGCGTGGCGTCGAGGGCGGCAACCTCTCGGTCAACTCGCACTCATCGGTGCGCTACTCGACCCCCTTCGGCGGGTTCAAGCAGTCTGGGCTCGGCCGTGAGCTGGGGCCAGACGCCGCAGAACACTTCACCGAAACGAAGAACGTCTTCTTCGCGTCGGAATAA
- a CDS encoding 3-oxoacyl-ACP reductase, producing MNEITPFDLTQRLAGKVAVITGGASGIGLATAKRMRAEGATIVIGDMNPEAGEAAAAEVGGLFVQVNVTDEDQVNALFDTAASTYGSVDIAFNNAGISPDDDDSIETTELPAWQKVQDVNLKSVYLCSRAALRHMTKQGSGSIINTASFVAVMGSATSQISYTASKGGVLAMTRELGVQFARQGIRVNALCPGPVNTPLLQELFAKDPERAARRLVHVPVGRFAKPEELAASVAFLASDDASFITASTFLVDGGLSSAYTTPL from the coding sequence ATGAACGAAATCACCCCTTTTGATCTCACCCAACGACTCGCAGGGAAAGTCGCCGTGATTACCGGTGGCGCGAGCGGTATCGGCCTTGCCACCGCCAAGCGCATGCGCGCCGAGGGCGCCACCATCGTCATCGGCGACATGAACCCCGAGGCCGGCGAGGCCGCGGCCGCAGAGGTCGGGGGGCTCTTCGTGCAGGTCAACGTCACTGACGAAGATCAGGTCAACGCCCTGTTCGATACAGCCGCCAGCACCTACGGCTCGGTCGACATCGCCTTCAACAACGCCGGCATTTCACCCGATGACGACGATTCGATCGAGACGACCGAGCTGCCCGCGTGGCAGAAGGTGCAAGACGTCAACCTCAAGAGCGTGTACCTCTGCTCGCGTGCGGCGCTTCGCCACATGACGAAGCAGGGCTCGGGCTCGATCATCAACACGGCCTCGTTTGTCGCGGTCATGGGCTCGGCGACGTCTCAGATCTCGTACACCGCGTCAAAGGGCGGCGTGCTCGCCATGACCCGCGAGCTCGGTGTCCAGTTCGCACGCCAGGGCATTCGCGTGAACGCGCTCTGCCCCGGACCTGTGAACACCCCGCTCCTGCAGGAGCTCTTCGCGAAAGACCCCGAGCGCGCGGCCCGTCGCCTCGTGCACGTTCCGGTCGGCCGCTTCGCGAAGCCCGAGGAGCTCGCCGCCTCGGTCGCCTTCCTCGCAAGCGATGATGCCTCGTTCATTACCGCCTCGACGTTCCTTGTCGACGGTGGCCTCTCGAGCGCGTACACGACGCCGCTCTAG
- a CDS encoding FadR/GntR family transcriptional regulator gives MQNSGAGSELLIRAVRPTNAYEETMQRLLQSIRLGVIPPGERLPAERDLAAMLKVSRDTVREALSTLSDAGYVVSRRGRYGGSFVVDELPLERLTGQEATVTAEEVEDVTVLRRVLEVGAAREAAARDLTSSERSSLTRALEACSAASAADHRRLDSRLHLLIAELSGSPSLVPLAANIRTRVNALLEAIPVLEPNIVHSAEQHVAIVSAILAGRPSAAAEAMAEHLEGSAALLRGFLSDSLGDS, from the coding sequence ATGCAAAACAGTGGCGCGGGTTCTGAGCTGCTCATCAGGGCGGTGCGACCCACGAACGCGTACGAAGAGACCATGCAGCGTCTGCTGCAGTCGATCAGGCTCGGGGTGATTCCGCCCGGCGAGCGACTGCCCGCTGAGCGTGATCTCGCGGCCATGCTGAAGGTGAGCCGCGACACCGTTCGCGAGGCCCTCTCGACCCTCTCAGACGCCGGTTATGTCGTCTCCCGCCGTGGCCGATATGGCGGATCATTCGTGGTCGATGAGCTGCCGCTCGAACGCCTCACCGGCCAAGAGGCTACCGTCACCGCCGAAGAGGTCGAAGACGTGACGGTGCTGCGCCGGGTTCTCGAGGTCGGTGCTGCGCGTGAGGCCGCTGCGCGCGACCTCACCTCGAGCGAACGCTCGTCACTCACGAGGGCGCTTGAGGCGTGTTCTGCGGCCTCTGCGGCCGATCACCGCAGGCTCGACTCGCGCCTGCACCTGCTCATCGCCGAACTCTCGGGCTCGCCGAGCCTCGTGCCCCTCGCGGCCAACATTCGCACCCGCGTCAATGCGCTGCTCGAAGCGATTCCGGTGCTCGAACCGAACATCGTGCACTCTGCCGAGCAGCACGTCGCGATCGTTTCGGCGATTTTGGCGGGCCGGCCGAGCGCCGCTGCCGAGGCGATGGCCGAGCACCTTGAGGGCTCCGCCGCGCTGCTGAGGGGCTTCTTGAGCGACTCGCTCGGCGACTCCTAA
- a CDS encoding phage holin family protein, with protein sequence MKNLGRILVSALALWLTTLIVGGSGDQGVWIRPLGDETMASVTTFVVVAILFAAVNITVGKVFRFVAIPLRIITLGLFNLIINGALLLIVGWVSGVIGFGLEVDGFWWAVLGALVLSLITSVLNAVFGLSKKESRRR encoded by the coding sequence ATGAAGAACCTCGGCCGAATTCTTGTCAGCGCCCTCGCCCTGTGGCTCACCACGCTCATCGTCGGCGGCTCGGGTGATCAGGGCGTGTGGATTCGCCCGCTCGGCGACGAGACGATGGCGTCGGTCACAACCTTCGTGGTCGTCGCGATTCTCTTCGCCGCGGTGAACATCACGGTGGGCAAAGTGTTTCGCTTCGTGGCTATTCCGCTGCGCATCATCACCCTCGGTCTCTTCAACCTCATCATCAACGGCGCCCTGCTGCTCATCGTGGGCTGGGTCTCGGGTGTCATCGGCTTCGGCCTCGAGGTCGACGGCTTCTGGTGGGCAGTGCTCGGGGCGCTCGTGCTCTCGCTCATCACCTCGGTCTTGAACGCCGTGTTTGGCCTCAGCAAGAAGGAGTCGCGCAGGCGCTAG
- a CDS encoding NAD-dependent epimerase/dehydratase family protein, protein MSLGQATMSAADRTSASRGTPLTREIPMHALLLGASGAVGTIIRRELEREGHRVTTASRRAAPVPAAAVAAATEAAAGQARSVRVDLTGDLGPLSALAETHDVVINASGIERADLAGATGATPLVDISATGSYLQALKAAARGPVVLGAGLSTVLVSALEQRPGDELDALVMLGAGEQHGPAAVAWTAGLVGTDVFQPPEGGRVRNLAGSLRAKGPDGRTRRYLRADFPDHIVAVSGRAGQGGASAAIRSYLTLSSRPMTAALRVIGRAKGLSGVLGMAPHVGSDAWYVVARNRRTGERLEAEGSGQSEATGRLTALAVVRAAEKAPFGAVSMAELATQEEARQVLRRA, encoded by the coding sequence GTGAGCCTTGGCCAGGCGACGATGAGTGCTGCGGATCGCACCAGCGCATCCCGCGGTACACCACTCACGAGAGAGATCCCGATGCACGCACTCCTACTCGGCGCTAGCGGCGCCGTTGGCACCATTATTCGACGCGAGCTTGAGCGCGAGGGCCATCGCGTCACGACCGCGAGTCGCCGTGCGGCCCCGGTACCGGCGGCTGCAGTGGCTGCTGCGACTGAGGCTGCGGCAGGCCAGGCCCGGTCGGTACGCGTCGACCTCACGGGAGATCTCGGCCCCCTCTCGGCGCTCGCCGAGACGCACGACGTCGTGATCAACGCTTCTGGCATCGAGCGAGCCGACCTTGCGGGGGCGACCGGGGCAACGCCGCTCGTCGATATTTCGGCCACGGGTTCGTACCTCCAGGCGCTCAAAGCTGCGGCACGGGGCCCGGTGGTGCTCGGGGCGGGCCTCAGCACGGTGCTCGTGAGCGCGCTCGAGCAGCGGCCCGGCGACGAGCTTGATGCGCTCGTCATGCTCGGCGCTGGCGAACAGCACGGCCCAGCCGCCGTCGCGTGGACCGCTGGGCTCGTCGGCACCGACGTGTTTCAGCCGCCAGAGGGAGGCCGGGTGCGAAACCTCGCCGGGAGCCTCCGGGCGAAGGGGCCCGACGGGCGCACGCGGCGCTACCTTCGCGCCGATTTTCCCGACCACATTGTTGCCGTGAGCGGGCGAGCGGGGCAAGGGGGTGCGTCGGCCGCGATCCGCAGCTATCTCACGCTGAGCTCGCGGCCGATGACCGCGGCGCTTCGCGTGATTGGGCGGGCGAAGGGGCTGAGCGGTGTGCTCGGCATGGCCCCGCACGTGGGGTCAGACGCGTGGTACGTGGTCGCGCGCAACCGGCGCACGGGCGAGCGGCTTGAGGCTGAGGGGTCAGGGCAGTCTGAGGCGACGGGGCGGCTCACGGCGCTCGCCGTAGTACGCGCGGCCGAGAAGGCACCGTTTGGGGCGGTGTCGATGGCCGAGCTCGCGACGCAGGAGGAAGCGCGGCAGGTGCTGCGCAGGGCCTAG
- a CDS encoding helix-turn-helix domain-containing protein — MDPSTEHLIAAIGPRLRAMRTARGLTLEAVAHDSGLSVSALSRLETGKRAPSLDALLPLAKTYRVSLDQIVGAPATGDPRVHLQPQAMQSGGVVVPLTSNPSRVHVFKHVIEPREPKLTTHQGRAWIYVLAGQLRLLLGDEEHLIGPGETAQFDSATPHWFGPADDHAVEILHLFGPHGDRPLTRLGDAGA; from the coding sequence ATGGACCCCTCAACCGAACACCTGATCGCCGCGATCGGCCCCCGCCTGCGCGCCATGCGCACCGCCCGCGGGCTCACGCTCGAGGCGGTCGCCCACGACTCGGGCCTCTCGGTGAGCGCACTGTCGCGCCTCGAAACCGGCAAGCGCGCCCCGAGCCTCGACGCACTCCTGCCCCTCGCCAAGACCTACCGGGTGAGCCTCGACCAGATCGTCGGCGCCCCAGCGACCGGCGACCCGCGCGTGCACCTGCAACCGCAGGCCATGCAGTCAGGAGGCGTCGTCGTGCCGCTCACGAGCAACCCCAGCCGCGTGCACGTGTTCAAACACGTCATCGAGCCGCGCGAACCGAAACTCACGACGCACCAGGGCCGCGCCTGGATATACGTGCTCGCCGGCCAACTCAGACTGCTGCTCGGCGACGAGGAGCACCTCATCGGCCCTGGCGAGACGGCGCAGTTCGACTCGGCCACCCCGCACTGGTTCGGCCCGGCCGACGACCACGCGGTCGAGATACTGCACCTCTTCGGGCCGCACGGCGATCGGCCGCTCACGCGATTGGGTGATGCGGGCGCGTAG
- a CDS encoding ABC transporter substrate-binding protein encodes MKPSRVLRNTLLATTLVGALTLTACSGGGESPKGGDGEPFVVTATINDQPANLDAHLTQVQKVAEITRPIFETLLTIDENYEIQPMLAESYERSDDGLTYTFNLREGLTFHDGSDLDATDVVASMERWTRLTAPGINDFAGATWKEIDPLTVELKVETPSFLHELQLGGRLLNVPAIMPSEVIEAAGDDPIEEVIGSGPYKFEEWVPDQKLTLSKWDDYQSVEAPSSGLAGKKEATVDEIVFEFLEDVTTPVAGLQTGQYDVVLGAAHDLLPQLEGDDKVDLGIYMYGLQNVAYNIHSGPAADVKLRQAMNMAYDRDEMMTAAVGSDKYYTLIHDNMAAPWQAVWNTEVGKKDYNSVDIEGAKALIAESDYNGEPLTLIVSSHSHNASAVAVVLQDQMAKIGVNVEIESMEWAAFIDRYLNDYDSWDLGIITQAVKNEPTQTIGWVSNNPGYQDGDAELERLEKAYRGAPTLAEAQDLYGEIQQYIEDLRPLSRLGDTHEMWAASTSLDNFEVFDASVLWWKITPAQ; translated from the coding sequence ATGAAACCATCGAGAGTACTCAGAAATACCCTGCTCGCTACCACCCTCGTCGGTGCGTTAACGCTCACCGCGTGTAGCGGTGGCGGTGAGAGCCCCAAGGGAGGCGACGGCGAGCCATTTGTCGTCACCGCAACGATCAACGATCAGCCAGCAAACCTTGATGCACACCTGACGCAGGTGCAAAAAGTCGCCGAGATTACTCGCCCGATTTTTGAGACCCTGCTCACGATCGATGAGAACTATGAGATTCAGCCAATGCTCGCCGAATCATATGAGCGTAGCGACGATGGCTTGACCTATACGTTCAACCTACGTGAAGGGCTTACCTTTCACGATGGCAGCGATCTTGACGCGACCGACGTGGTCGCCTCAATGGAACGCTGGACGAGGTTGACCGCCCCCGGTATTAATGACTTTGCAGGCGCCACCTGGAAAGAGATTGACCCGTTGACAGTTGAGCTCAAGGTCGAAACGCCGAGCTTCTTGCACGAGCTCCAGCTCGGTGGCCGTCTCCTGAACGTGCCCGCGATCATGCCTTCTGAGGTCATTGAAGCCGCGGGCGATGACCCCATCGAAGAGGTTATTGGATCAGGCCCCTACAAGTTCGAAGAGTGGGTACCCGACCAGAAGCTGACGCTCTCGAAGTGGGATGACTACCAGTCGGTTGAGGCGCCTTCGAGCGGTCTTGCCGGCAAGAAAGAAGCGACGGTCGACGAAATCGTCTTCGAGTTCCTCGAAGACGTGACGACCCCCGTTGCAGGGCTTCAGACGGGTCAGTACGACGTCGTGCTTGGTGCTGCACACGACCTGCTACCCCAGCTCGAGGGTGATGACAAGGTTGACCTCGGCATCTACATGTACGGGTTGCAGAACGTCGCCTACAACATTCACAGTGGCCCAGCGGCCGATGTGAAACTGCGCCAGGCGATGAACATGGCTTATGACCGTGACGAGATGATGACGGCTGCGGTGGGTAGCGATAAGTACTACACGCTGATTCACGACAACATGGCCGCGCCTTGGCAGGCGGTCTGGAACACCGAGGTCGGGAAGAAAGACTACAACTCGGTCGATATCGAGGGCGCTAAAGCACTCATTGCCGAGAGCGATTACAACGGTGAACCTTTGACCCTCATCGTGAGCAGTCATTCGCACAACGCTTCGGCGGTTGCGGTGGTGCTGCAGGATCAGATGGCAAAAATCGGTGTGAACGTTGAGATTGAGTCAATGGAGTGGGCGGCATTTATTGATCGTTACCTCAACGATTACGACTCGTGGGACCTCGGTATCATCACCCAGGCCGTGAAGAATGAGCCTACGCAAACGATCGGCTGGGTCTCGAACAATCCCGGTTACCAAGATGGCGATGCTGAGCTCGAGCGTCTCGAGAAGGCTTACCGCGGGGCTCCAACCCTTGCAGAGGCGCAGGATCTCTATGGCGAGATACAACAGTACATTGAAGACCTGAGGCCACTGAGCCGTCTCGGTGATACCCACGAGATGTGGGCAGCCTCAACGAGCCTCGATAACTTCGAGGTGTTCGATGCTTCGGTTCTATGGTGGAAGATTACACCGGCTCAGTAA